From Pyrenophora tritici-repentis strain M4 chromosome 1, whole genome shotgun sequence, the proteins below share one genomic window:
- a CDS encoding Qor, NADPH:quinone reductase and related Zn-dependent oxidoreductase: MGDMMRAVDIKHGKGPLENLHIADVPKPKLGKSQALVKIKAFGLNRMDLLQREGQYPVPPGASKILGVEFSGTIAELSAEGGGKEGFKAGDEVFGLAYGGAYAEYIAVSTHMLVRKPNELTWEQCAGIPETWITATQAMYLVGHFAPGKTILWHAAASSVSIAGIQLSRSDSAAAVYATARQDSKCDFAVKELGATTAFNTTSQDWVQEVMKATDGKGVDIIVDFIGASYFQANLDAVAKDGVIVNLGFMGGTKLPEGTDISAFIRKRCTFVGSSLRSRDEEYQGKLRDQLVEHALPKIKDGSFKLFVEKVLPWEQIQDAQRLLQENKTKGKVICTIG; encoded by the exons ATGGGTGATATGATGCGCGCAGTAG ACATCAAACATGGCAAAGGCCCCCTCGAAAACCTCCACATCGCCGACGTGCCCAAACCGAAGCTGGGAAAGTCGCAAGCACTCGTCAAGATCAAAGCCTTTGGCCTGAACCGCATGGATCTCCTGCAGCGCGAAGGACAATACCCTGTTCCCCCCGGTGCATCTAAGATCCTAGGCGTAGAATTCTCAGGCACCATCGCAGAGCTAAGTGCCGAAGGCGGTGGAAAAGAAGGTTTCAAAGCGGGCGATGAAGTGTTTGGTTTAGCGTACGGAGGCGCATATGCAGAGTACATTGCCGTATCCACACACATGCTTGTGCGGAAACCCAACGAGTTGACATGGGAGCAATGCGCCGGTATTCCAGAG ACATGGATCACAGCCACGCAAGCCATGTACCTAGTCGGCCACTTTGCGCCCGGTAAAACCATCCTCTGGCACGCAGCCGCCTCCTCCGTATCCATCGCCGGTATTCAGCTGTCCCGGTCAGACAGCGCCGCCGCTGTCTATGCAACCGCCCGTCAGGACAGCAAATGCGACTTTGCCGTCAAGGAACTCGGCGCCACGACCGCCTTCAACACAACGTCGCAAGACTGGGTACAAGAGGTTATGAAAGCAACAGACGGAAAAGGCGTAGACATCATCGTCGACTTCATCGGCGCCTCATACTTTCAAGCTAATCTCGACGCCGTGGCCAAGGACGGTGTCATTGTGAACTTGGGCTTCATGGGTGGCACAAAGCTTCCAGAGGGAACGGATATTAGTGCCTTTATTAGGAAAAGGTGCACTTTTGTCGGTAGTAGTCTGAGGAGTCGCGATGAAGAGTATCAAGGCAAGCTTAGGGATCAGCTTGTTGAGCATGCGCTACCTAAGATCAAGGATGGTAGCTTCAAGCTCTTTGTGGAAAAGGTACTACCGTGGGAGCAGATCCAGGATGCGCAGAGGTTATTACAGGAGAACAAGACAAAAGGTAAGGTAATTTGTACAATTGGGTAG
- a CDS encoding kelch repeat protein produces the protein MERVRPQAAPYAQGRRMSIFTEVGLVDENRIQEERSPVRTHESLARLRPVKMLRFKSLNDVFNENGERQADDEDDWESVLLLALMLPIMQLNPLKHVGVRGGMIPANSIQANTERSILVRREDSPTDACRRWSGQSAIVNGTLYMYGFRRTTEAQQTQNTWNNDFLTLDLTQSWQVSSPALTGLPKPAGPPAVSLGQLWASYDSLWLYGGQFSDSPIVEPANNSIWEYNIGKKQWFEHADPKTSAGQKAENEGQSVQRVAEGAGLTVSTLGRGFYFAGHLDFLTTQGWSNQIARVYLKSLLEFTFPGHSNNAVNSLQNGKTAGSDGAFRNITYGGLQNTASFPERADSSLVYVPGFGDEGLLIGVTGGDNATFTQMNTIDVYDIATSTWYKQTTSGKTPNYRVNPCTVVAAAQDGSSHNIYMYAGQDLEPAGKQTQRDDMWILSIPSFTWIEVDQGTSKASMPPARAGHLCQAWDAQMIVMGGYNTNLGCDTPGIYVFNLSSLSWSNQFTAVTGKNALQQYNSQDKGSTGNPLSQQINQRGFGVNAGIEGSYGYAVPEVVQSVIGGKATGGATLTAPVQTATQGPLATGKPQTYTMTGPDGATITNVINGNPQAISSGDSGPNIAAIVAGVIAGVFFVIAAYFAFCAWIYRRQVQIWKQHAATMQTRANAEKLGTFTSSSGPGTVGGSSHGAAAGSFDIGRGNNSGEAATAYGGPGAEWGRRNSEGSVVDGLLDGQEPSFWGARGVLLNPRRSLRVINRD, from the exons ATGGAGCGGGTACGACCTCAAGCTGCACCATACGCCCAGGGACGTCGCATGTCAATTTTTACCGAGGTTGGACTGGTGGATGAGAATAGGATACAGGAGGAGCGGAGCCCAGTGCGAACACATGAATCGCTTGCGCGGTTGCGGCCTGTCAAGATGCTGAGATTCAAGAGTCTGAACGATGTCTTCAACGAAAATGGCGAGAGACAAGCcgacgacgaggacgacTGGGAATCAGT TCTTCTGTTGGCACTGATGCTACCCATTATGCAACTCAATCCGCTCAAGCATGTCGGAGTAAGGGGTGGCATGATTCCAGCAAACTCGATCCAGGCCAACACCGAACGCTCCATACTTGTCAGACGGGAAGATAGTCCTACCGATGCGTGCAGACGATGGAGCGGTCAAAGCGCCATTGTAAACGGCACCCTCTACATGTATGGCTTTCGTAGAACAACCGAGGCCCAGCAAACCCAGAACACATGGA ACAATGACTTTCTCACTCTCGACTTGACCCAGTCCTGGCAAGTCAGCTCGCCTGCCCTGACCGGTCTTCCCAAACCTGCCGGTCCACCTGCTGTGTCGCTCGGCCAACTCTGGGCATCGTACGATTCGCTCTGGCTATATGGTGGTCAATTCTCCGATTCCCCCATTGTCGAACCAGCAAACAACTCGATATGGGAGTATAACATTGGAAAGAAACAATGGTTCGAGCATGCCGATCCTAAAACCTCGGCCGGCCAAAAGGCTGAGAATGAGGGGCAGTCAGTACAGCGCGTTGCTGAAGGTGCTGGTCTTACTGTCAGCACACTGGGCAGAGGGTTTTATTTTGCAGGCCATCTGGACTTTCTCACCACCCAAGGCTGGAGCAACCAGATTGCACGCGTCTATCTCAAGAGTTTGTTGGAATTCACCTTTCCGGGTCATTCAAACAATGCTGTAAACTCTCTGCAAAACGGAAAGACCGCAGGGTCTGATGGCGCATTCCGTAACATCACCTACGGCGGATTGCAAAACACGGCTTCGTTTCCAGAACGCGCGGACAGTAGTCTTGTATACGTTCCCGGGTTTGGTGACGAAGGCTTACTGATTGGTGTCACTGGGGGTGACAATGCTACGTTT ACGCAAATGAACACTATCGATGTTTACGACATTGCGACGTCGACATGGTACAAGCAAACTACCTCAGGCAAGACTCCAAACTACCGCGTCAACCCCTGTACTGTTGTCGCTGCTGCTCAAGACGGCTCGTCCCATAATATCTACATGTACGCCGGTCAGGATCTTGAACCGGCAGGCAAGCAGACGCAGCGTGATGACATGTGGATTCTTTCCATTCCCTCATTTACTTGGATCGAAGTGGACCAAGGTACGAGCAAGGCAAGCATGCCTCCTGCCCGTGCTGGACACCTGTGCCAAGCCTGGGACGCGCAAATGATAGTCATGGGCGGCTACAACACGAACCTAGGTTGCGATACACCCGGTATCTACGTGTTTAATCTGAGCAGTTTGTCGTGGAGCAACCAGTTCACCGCCGTTACAGGGAAGAACGCGCTACAACAGTACAACAGTCAGGACAAGGGTAGTACCGGTAATCCGCTTTCTCAGCAGATCAATCAACGAGGCTTCGGTGTCAACGCAGGTATTGAAGGTTCATACGGCTACGCTGTTCCTGAAGTCGTGCAAAGCGTCATCGGCGGCAAAGCAACAGGAGGCGCAACACTCACCGCACCCGTCCAAACAGCCACCCAAGGCCCTCTCGCAACCGGAAAACCTCAAACATACACTATGACAGGTCCAGACGGTGCAACCATCACCAATGTCATCAATGGAAACCCTCAAGCTATCAGTTCCGGAGATAGCGGCCCCAACATCGCTGCCATTGTTGCTGGTGTCATCGCCGGTGTTTTCTTCGTCATTGCAGCGTACTTTGCGTTTTGCGCCTGGATCTACCGTCGCCAGGTTCAGATCTGGAAACAACATGCCGCTACAATGCAGACACGCGCCAACGCTGAAAAACTAGGCACGTTTACTTCGTCATCAGGTCCGGGTACAGTTGGTGGAAGCAGCCACGGTGCTGCCGCTGGCTCGTTTGACATTGGGCGTGGAAATAATAGTGGTGAGGCTGCGACGGCATATGGTGGTCCGGGTGCTGAATGGGGTAGAAGAAACAGTGAAGGAAGCGTTGTGGACGGGCTTTTGGATGGTCAGGAGCCTAGCTTCTGGGGCGCAAGGGGCGTTTTGCTTAACCCTAGGAGGAGTTTAAGGGTCATCAATAGGGATTAA
- a CDS encoding REB1, Myb superfamily protein, protein MGTTSSQAVPASSHDSDASVAQNSLRRDQDQVQFGRKTKLKRVKKPQTPVAKARNIYDIPGDEPHPPSGAAVEAGEAYSELRSNVDAKAEMTTATNATNGFIQLQVADQVAVPQETSSPKEVEAVRKPGQSSNETPEPDPDEDTIFQTTESSNDEIRHRRPANKHQTARNKQRKKLKARSNNVSAIEPDTRSITPQRRRSDKFDTTPAERALSTCRHLNQPPVLRNSGEFTKDEIELIRRAIADYQQRKGLEVSELVDIIHWSKHDPGLNHADRSWRKSNWSVQDEEDARESDEFWADIRNVNLTRPFDIQRNHIRAVYHCYKTGAWSEEEDEQLRMLYDAHPKQWKVISVTMGTRSMQDCHNRWRDYVKCGETRNKSHWSQEEEHVLIRAVNTVAQKDEDVRAATGKPARDGYTNKDINWPQVSHEMGNIRSRIQASVKWNRMMKRDNPPEIQVEYKPRQSQPQSVVTATRRKRGRPRKSHVTETMVEKSDGEEQGVRVAKKPRKCKSHKTPNAEPGA, encoded by the coding sequence ATGGGCACTACGTCGTCGCAGGCAGTTCCCGCTTCGAGTCACGACTCAGACGCGTCCGTGGCTCAAAACAGCCTCAGACGCGACCAAGATCAAGTACAGTTCGGCAGAAAGACCAAGTTGAAACGAGTCAAAAAGCCGCAAACGCCTGTCGCAAAGGCAAGAAACATTTACGACATTCCCGGCGATGAACCGCATCCTCCGAGTGGTGCGGCGGTTGAGGCAGGAGAAGCATACAGCGAGCTGCGGTCTAATGTCGACGCCAAGGCCGAAATGACGACTGCAACCAATGCAACCAACGGCTTTATACAACTCCAGGTCGCTGACCAAGTTGCCGTACCGCAAGAAACATCTTCACCCAAGGAAGTGGAGGCTGTGCGAAAACCTGGCCAGTCGTCAAATGAGACGCCTGAACCCGACCCTGATGAGGATACCATATTTCAAACGACTGAAAGTAGCAACGATGAGattcgtcatcgtcgtcctGCCAATAAGCACCAGACCGCCAGGAACAAGCAAAGGAAGAAGTTGAAGGCACGATCAAATAATGTGTCTGCAATCGAGCCAGACACACGAAGCATCACACCACAACGTAGGCGCAGTGACAAGTTTGATACGACACCGGCCGAAAGGGCACTATCTACATGCCGTCATCTCAATCAGCCTCCGGTATTGAGGAATAGTGGAGAGTTTACTAAGGATGAAATAGAATTGATTCGTCGAGCTATTGCTGATTACCAGCAGAGAAAAGGCTTGGAGGTATCGGAGCTGGTCGACATTATACATTGGAGCAAACATGACCCAGGCCTCAATCACGCAGACCGCTCGTGGCGAAAGAGCAACTGGTCTGTGCAAGACGAGGAGGATGCACGAGAGAGCGATGAATTCTGGGCAGATATCAGAAACGTCAATTTGACGCGTCCGTTTGACATACAGAGGAACCACATCCGTGCAGTCTATCATTGCTACAAAACCGGGGCTTGGAGcgaggaagaagacgaaCAACTACGGATGTTGTACGACGCGCATCCTAAGCAGTGGAAAGTCATCTCGGTAACTATGGGAACGCGCTCCATGCAGGATTGTCACAACCGATGGCGCGACTACGTGAAATGTGGCGAGACCCGGAACAAGTCTCACTGGAGTCAAGAGGAGGAACATGTTCTCATCCGCGCCGTCAACACGGTTGCCCAAAAAGACGAAGACGTGCGCGCAGCGACGGGCAAGCCGGCCAGAGATGGATACACCAACAAAGACATCAACTGGCCACAGGTCAGCCACGAGATGGGCAACATTCGGAGTCGCATTCAGGCTTCGGTCAAGTGGAACCGTATGATGAAGCGTGACAACCCACCTGAAATTCAGGTAGAGTACAAGCCCAGGCAATCGCAGCCACAGTCAGTTGTTACTGCTACTCGGAGAAAACGTGGACGGCCACGAAAGAGTCACGTTACAGAAACCATGGTTGAGAAGTCGGATGGAGAAGAACAGGGAGTAAGGGTTGCTAAGAAGCCTCGCAAATGCAAGTCCCACAAGACACCAAATGCGGAGCCTGGCGCATAG
- a CDS encoding DUF2183 multi-domain protein: protein MSSIPGWFEGLPTGSQVLSSLGINDGDLAAQPTQVLNIPPYANWTDQGWNVRFHGNVYKFPNISQSKVDDLANVFLIDTSVDKLNNSVEQDQARNLTRSIFIVQQSNVNVSMSLEPAPSQGGDGEPGGGNSIQAPGGVQNLTLPYETTDQGDFDVFVPIQSNGLIPRQPDQQCSATERLHQRRVSSTLLPAPFTPWMNMPDIYANWSRSLPNNTSFHYLTTTPEQATRLYMDFIYKTYPGGSFDTRPLNFSDVKATLSIRMYLLTKIFETFPQRKFVLVADTSNSDVMKDYPQLAHTYPNQVQCIFLRNTSATDSGMWFPYNTEGFKGLNNRSYMFFRVPDDLTGLDIANGQCLNETIPQNVTFSRQAEILGIHGSSAGTQLKSGATISFVVALIAAVGLLL from the exons ATGTCga GTATCCCCGGCTGGTTCGAAGGTCTGCCTACCGGTAGCCAGGTGCTCTCAAGTCTCGGCATCAACGATGGCGATTTGGCTGCGCAGCCCACCCAAGTGCTCAACATCCCTCCCTACGCGAACTGGACCGACCAGGGCTGGAACGTGCGCTTCCACGGCAATGTGTACAAGTTTCCCAATATCAGCCAAAGCAAGGTCGACGACCTGGCCAATGTATTCCTGATAGATACAAGCGTGGATAAGCTAAACAATTCCGTAGAGCAAGACCAGGCACGCAACCTGACGCGCTCCATCTTCATCGTGCAGCAGTCCAATGTCAATGTCTCCATGTCGCTCGAGCCGGCCCCGTCACAAGGTGGTGACGGTGAACCCGGTGGCGGCAACTCGATCCAGGCTCCTGGCGGCGTCCAGAACCTCACACTGCCCTACGAGACGACCGACCAAGGCGACTTTGATGTCTTCGTCCCTATCCAGTCCAACGGTCTTATCCCCCGGCAACCAGACCAACAATGTTCAGCGACTGAACGTCTACACCAACG GAGGGTCTCCTCAACTCTTTTGCCCGCCCCCTTTACACCCTGGATGAACATGCCCGACATCTACGCCAACTGGTCGCGCTCCCTCCCAAACAACACATCTTTCCACTACTTGACCACGACGCCAGAACAAGCCACCCGCCTCTACATGGACTTCATCTACAAGACATATCCCGGTGGCTCCTTCGACACGCGCCCGCTCAACTTCTCCGACGTCAAAGCTACCTTGTCTATCCGCATGTACCTCTTAACCAAGATCTTCGAGACCTTCCCCCAGCGCAAGTTTGTCCTTGTCGCCGATACTTCCAACAGCGATGTCATGAAAGACTATCCCCAGCTTGCCCACACCTATCCCAACCAGGTACAATGCATCTTCCTCCGCAACACTTCGGCTACCGACTCCGGCATGTGGTTCCCATACAACACTGAAGGCTTCAAGGGCTTGAATAACAGGAGCTACATGTTCTTCCGTGTGCCAGATGACCTGACTGGCTTGGATATCGCCAATGGTCAATGTTTAAACGAGACTATCCCGCAGAACGTCACCTTTTCGAGGCAAGCTGAGATTCTAGGTATCCATGGCAGTAGTGCTGGTACGCAGCTTAAGAGCGGTGCTACCATTAGCTTCGTCGTTGCCCTTATCGCTGCTGTCGGACTGTTGTTGTAA
- a CDS encoding CutC, protein involved in copper resistance: MTSFYFLAALAPARAICEDHRRSSPAIIQSTIPQTPFGPERVANVSYMMLEIAAFNPHSAIAAAKSGAHRIELCADYAAGGVTPSLSALQQVRKETSIPVNVMIRPRGGDFNYSDQEFQSMKQEVESLSSLATGFVFGILDYTHRLDKSRNCELVDIASPLPCTFHRAIDQVEDMEQAVEAVICCGFKSILTSGGKSTALEGAKKLHHLQTRFGTRISLIAGGGVRSTNAEELSKRTGIEWLHSAAITQPGEDVDDEEVKRIQQVLATFQHEQGSMC; this comes from the coding sequence ATGACGTCATTTTACTTCCTAGCCGCCCTAGCCCCGGCCCGTGCGATCTGCGAAGACCATCGCAGATCGTCTCCCGCCATCATCCAATCCACAATCCCACAAACACCTTTCGGACCTGAGCGCGTGGCCAATGTGTCGTACATGATGCTTGAAATTGCAGCCTTCAATCCTCACTCGGCCATTGCCGCCGCAAAATCAGGCGCCCATCGGATTGAACTATGTGCCGACTACGCTGCTGGTGGCGTCACCCCTTCCCTCTCAGCTTTGCAGCAAGTGCGGAAAGAAACCTCAATACCAGTCAATGTCATGATCCGACCACGGGGAGGCGACTTCAACTACTCGGACCAAGAGTTTCAGTCCATGAAGCAAGAGGTGGAGAGTCTATCGTCTTTGGCCACCGGCTTCGTCTTCGGCATCTTGGACTACACCCATCGTCTGGACAAATCTCGCAACTGCGAGCTAGTAGACATTGCTTCCCCACTTCCATGTACATTCCATCGTGCAATCGATCAAGTAGAAGACATGGAACAAGCTGTCGAGGCCGTCATCTGTTGTGGGTTCAAGAGCATACTGACTAGCGGCGGCAAGAGTACGGCGCTTGAAGGTGCTAAGAAGCTTCACCACTTGCAAACAAGATTCGGAACAAGGATATCACTGATAGCTGGAGGTGGGGTCCGGAGTACCAATGCCGAAGAGCTCAGCAAACGGACTGGCATAGAATGGCTTCACTCCGCTGCTATCACACAGCCCGGAGAAGACGTAGACGACGAAGAAGTGAAAAGGATACAGCAAGTGCTTGCAACATTTCAGCATGAACAAGGCAGTATGTGCTAA
- a CDS encoding Velvet multi-domain protein, which translates to MAWNPHSRNNTGRPEVVPQDRLIGSARRYELKVEQQPIRARMCGFGDKDRRPITPPPCIRLIVYDRITGRELDFNDIDSTYFVLMVDLWNQEGTAAVNLVRHSSAAPTVSISSSTTTSYPPPPDRQYVTTAIPQYDPPYRMTTHMPSYSHGPVMGYPYPQPGPPASYPAYAQTYGQPPQAPIMPPHP; encoded by the coding sequence ATGGCCTGGAATCCGCACAGCAGAAATAATACCGGTCGCCCAGAAGTAGTTCCGCAGGATCGCCTGATTGGGAGTGCAAGGAGATATGAGTTGAAGGTCGAACAGCAACCTATTCGAGCGCGCATGTGTGGATTCGGCGATAAAGACCGCAGGCCTataacgccgccgccatgTATCCGCCTCATCGTCTATGACCGGATTACGGGGCGAGAGCTGGACTTCAACGACATCGACAGCACCTACTTTGTCCTCATGGTGGACCTCTGGAACCAGGAAGGTACCGCCGCTGTCAACCTAGTGCGGCATTCCAGCGCAGCTCCCacagtcagcatcagcagtagcacaacgacctcgtatccgccgccgccagaCCGGCAGTACGTAACAACAGCCATTCCGCAGTACGATCCACCGTACAGAATGACGACGCACATGCCGTCATATTCGCATGGCCCCGTAATGGGGTACCCGTACCCGCAGCCTGGACCGCCGGCTAGCTATCCGGCGTACGCCCAAACTTACGGCCAACCACCCCAGGCACCCATAATGCCCCCGCACCCATGA
- a CDS encoding Velvet multi-domain protein, whose translation MAWNPHSRNNTGRPEVVPQDRLIGSARRYELKVEQQPIRARMCGFGDKDRRPITPPPCIRLIVYDRITGRELDFNDIDSTYFVLMVDLWNQEGTAAVNLVRHSSAAPTVSISSSTTTSYPPPPDRQYVTTAIPQYDPPYRMTTHMPSYSHGPVMGYPYPQPGPPASYPAYAQTYGQPPQAPIMPPAPMSSNHTRNLIGMNAVNACRLNDLDGKAGFWFVLQDLSVRTEGTFRLKLSLFDIGSGTNTVVPESQGPTHGKGPCLAHSFSEQFTVYSAKKFPGVIESTPLSKCFAQQGIKIPIRKDAPKEIVNANEYEADD comes from the coding sequence ATGGCCTGGAATCCGCACAGCAGAAATAATACCGGTCGCCCAGAAGTAGTTCCGCAGGATCGCCTGATTGGGAGTGCAAGGAGATATGAGTTGAAGGTCGAACAGCAACCTATTCGAGCGCGCATGTGTGGATTCGGCGATAAAGACCGCAGGCCTataacgccgccgccatgTATCCGCCTCATCGTCTATGACCGGATTACGGGGCGAGAGCTGGACTTCAACGACATCGACAGCACCTACTTTGTCCTCATGGTGGACCTCTGGAACCAGGAAGGTACCGCCGCTGTCAACCTAGTGCGGCATTCCAGCGCAGCTCCCacagtcagcatcagcagtagcacaacgacctcgtatccgccgccgccagaCCGGCAGTACGTAACAACAGCCATTCCGCAGTACGATCCACCGTACAGAATGACGACGCACATGCCGTCATATTCGCATGGCCCCGTAATGGGGTACCCGTACCCGCAGCCTGGACCGCCGGCTAGCTATCCGGCGTACGCCCAAACTTACGGCCAACCACCCCAGGCACCCATAATGCCCCCCGCACCCATGAGTTCAAACCACACGCGCAATCTTATCGGCATGAATGCCGTCAACGCTTGTCGTCTCAACGACCTCGACGGCAAAGCCGGCTTCTGGTTCGTGCTGCAGGATCTGAGCGTCCGGACAGAGGGCACCTTTCGACTCAAGCTCAGCCTCTTCGACATTGGCAGCGGCACAAACACGGTGGTGCCCGAGAGTCAGGGCCCCACACACGGTAAAGGTCCTTGCCTTGCACACAGCTTCTCAGAGCAGTTTACAGTCTACTCTGCCAAGAAGTTCCCAGGTGTAATTGAGAGCACACCGCTCAGTAAGTGCTTTGCACAGCAGGGTATCAAGATACCGATACGGAAGGATGCACCAAAAGAAATAGTCAACGCAAACGAATATGAGGCGGATGATTAG